Genomic window (Candidatus Zixiibacteriota bacterium):
TATGGTCACCGCCTCGCACAACCCGCCCGAATACAACGGTTTCAAGCTGTGCCGCAAGAACGCGGAGCCGTTGTCGCGCGCCGATGGCATCGCGCGGATGCAGGAGACGATCGCCCTCGGCGATTTCGACGCCGCGGAAGCTCCCGGCTCACGCGAGGGCCAGTCGATCCTCCCCGCCTTCGCCGAACACGTTCTCTCGTTTGTCGACGTAACCAAACTGCGGAACTTCACGGTCGTCGTCGATGCGGGCAACGGCATGGCGGGAACGGTGCTACCCCTTGTCTTTGAGCATCTCCCTTGCCGTCTGATTCCCATGTACTTCGACCCCGATGGCAGTTTTCCGAATCATCCACCCAATCCGATCGAGCCGGAGAATCTCAAGGATCTGCAACAACGCATCCTGGTGGAGAAGGCGGACTTCGGTGTCGCCTTCGACGGTGACGCCGATCGGATGTTCCTGGTCGATGAGCAGGGTCGGGCCCTGGGAGGCGACATCGTCACCCTGCTGGTGGCTCGCAGCATCCTGGCGAAGAACCCTGGGGCGACGATTCTGTACAACCTGATCTGCTCCCGGGCGGTACCTCAGGCCATCGCGGCTGCCGGCGGACGGGCGGTCCGCACTCCGGTCGGTCATGCGATCATCAAGCCCCTGATGAAGAAAGACAACGCCCTCTTCGGCGGTGAACATTCCGGACACTTCTATTTCCAGAGAAACTGGTATGCCGACTCCGGGCTGATCGCCATGTTGATGGCCATGGAGGTCCTGTCTGAATCCCAAGCCCCTCTCTCGGAGCTCGTGCGCTCCGTTGACCCGTACGTCCGCTCCGGCGAGATCAACACGAAGGTCGCCAGCATCCCCAAGACGCTGGAGAGAATCAGTGCGGCCTTTCCTGACCGGGTGATCGACCGCACCGATGGACTGACCGTGACCTATGAAGACTGGTGGTTCAATGCCCGCCCCTCCAACACCGAACCGCTGTTGCGGCTTAATGTTGAGGCCGATTCCGCCGAACTACTGGAAGAGAAGACCGCGGAGCTCCTGCGGGTGATCCGCGGCCGGAAGCGCACAGCATCAGCCAAGCCCAAATCGCGCTGATCACCCTGGGCCTGATGCCGGACGC
Coding sequences:
- a CDS encoding phosphomannomutase/phosphoglucomutase, translated to MKKRAPVGTPVDPDIFKSYDIRGITPEQINADVAYRVGRAFAHEVPGSAVAVGRDMRLSSDELTSALCDGLVDSGRRVIDVGQVPTDALYFTVGHLATDGGIMVTASHNPPEYNGFKLCRKNAEPLSRADGIARMQETIALGDFDAAEAPGSREGQSILPAFAEHVLSFVDVTKLRNFTVVVDAGNGMAGTVLPLVFEHLPCRLIPMYFDPDGSFPNHPPNPIEPENLKDLQQRILVEKADFGVAFDGDADRMFLVDEQGRALGGDIVTLLVARSILAKNPGATILYNLICSRAVPQAIAAAGGRAVRTPVGHAIIKPLMKKDNALFGGEHSGHFYFQRNWYADSGLIAMLMAMEVLSESQAPLSELVRSVDPYVRSGEINTKVASIPKTLERISAAFPDRVIDRTDGLTVTYEDWWFNARPSNTEPLLRLNVEADSAELLEEKTAELLRVIRGRKRTASAKPKSR